The DNA segment AGACCGTGCGCAAGGCCATGGAAGCTGTGGCTGCTCAGGGAAAGGCTAAGTGAAGGGTGGGTGCTGGCAATAAAGGCACCTCCTTCCACAGCGTCGAGTTCAGCACGGCCCCAGACGTCCGGCAGGTGGCTTGGCAGAAGCCCACCCTCTACCCCAGCACTCACTCAGGGCTAGTTCCACAGGTCTGCTGCCTGGGATGCCATAAGCACAGCCCCAGGCCTGTGCTGCTTGCCCAACCCACCCCCAGTGATGGTGGCCAAGAGACTCCCTATGCCTGGCTATCAGGTGGCTCCTGACAACTCACCCCATAACCCCTGAAGCTGAAGAGCCACTTGGTAGCCTTCCTCTAAATTAAGAGTGCCCAAGGTCACCTAAGGGGTGTTCAAATGATGCAGCCCACCCCGTGGTGAGCCAGGACTGCAGCCAGGACACCACTTCCTTCACACTGGTTGTCCTCTActgtctttgcagccccagggtgGGAAGGGCAAGATGGTACCCTGGGCCCTGCCCTATGAGTGTCCCCTTGTCCAGGGACAGATAAGCCCACAGGTGGTCTTAAAGCTGGCAATACATGATTCATGGAGCTCCCATGGCTGGGTTGAGCCTTGGAGCTGTCCTAGGAAATCGGGACATGGTGGGACCTGCCTGCAGCTCAGCCTAAGTAGACAGGAAGTGCCGTCTGCAGCCAGGCAGGTGAGGGGGCACTGGGGTTGGCCACCAGCCCCATTGGGTGGGGCTGGCAGCCTCCTCAGCACATCCTTTGTCCCACGCTGCTTCCGTCCGGCACTAGCAAGAGGAGCTGTAATTGCCCAGACGTGGTGGTGCAGGTGCCTCGCTCCATGCACACAAGGACATGGGCTGTCCTGGGTGAGGGGAAGTTCCCTATGGCAGGGATCAGAGTGCTCCTCGGCCCCTCCCAGAGAACTGAGATGCAGGAGGCTGACTTCAGTCACATGTAGATCTTTATGCCTCTTCAGGTGGCTAACGGTCGGTCAGAGGGTGTACACGTGAGGGCTACAATAGGATGAATCAGAGCTAGCACCTGTGTGGGGCAGGTGTTACTCCAAAGCAGACATGAGTGGGCTGGGGCAGAAATAAGGAAAGACAGCAACAGGCCACCAAGGTTACTTTTCCTGAACCTCTCAGGCACACTGGGGCCAGGAGACAAGACTGAGCCACATGGAAGGAAATGCAGTGTCTCTTGATGTTTTTACCTCCTTCTTCATATATTCAGATGGGGGCTTGGTTGTCCCTGTCTCCACTGCCTACAGCCCAGGCAGAGGGACAAAGAAATGGGGAGGACAGAGTAGGATCCAGAAAGACTGTGGTCAAAATTGTCATGACCCACTCTGACTTTGGTCATAAACTAAGTTCATTGTTCCCAATGATCACTGACATTCTAGTTATAGAAATCATCCCTTGGAGCCAAGAGGAataggaaaaaaaggcaaatgcaGGAGGCCTCGAGGTGCCCCTGCTCAGACCCCCCGCCACCTGGCAGTGCCATACTCCTGGGGCAGAGGTTACTGAGGACTGGCTCTGGGCAGGCCTTGGCTCAGTGTCTTCTGTTGGGGGTCAAGGGCCAGGCTGGTTGGGTCAAGTTTGGGAAGCTCTGGTAGCACGTTTGGAGATCACCAGGTTATTGCTGCATTTGGGGTAACAGAGGCCAAGCCACCCAAGCCAGAGGGAGCCAGAGGACTTGTCCTCACCAGCAGATACCATTCCTGGAAAAGTGCCATATACAACCCTCACCCGACCTCTTCCAGCAAGAAGGAAATCACATCTGGGTGGGCAAGGGAAGGACACCCCTTGGCTTCAGCCAGCAGTCGAGAGTCCTTACTCAATGAGCTCCACATAGTTGGCAGGAAACATGCCAAAGTGGCCATCTGGCCCATAGCCACGCCACCAGCCTTCGTCAATCACCTCAATGCCGGTGATGAGGTTCTCAGGGTCAAAGGAGATCTCGGTCTCGTCGGCTGCAAAGAAGGTGAGCCCAGATGCTGTGCTGAGAGCTCAGGGACCCTGGCCACCAGCCTGTCCTGATGCTGCTCCTGTGGCCAGTCCCCAAGGACACATCTTTCTACACAGTCTGGCTCTGGGACCACTGTCCCAGTGAAAGGCTAGAGTATAGCACTTCCACACATCAGCCTGCTCCCCGAAGCCTCCACCCAAGGTCAACGGGAGGGGTACCAGCATCCAGGCCTGACCCATCCCTCTGGTCATATTTCTAGTTCCAGAACAAAGTGGGCAACCAGGATTCACACCAGTGGACAGCAAGCAGCTGCTCAGAGCATGTGGGGAGGCCTGAGTTGTGCAGGACACCCACCCATTCTTCCTTCTCACCCTCCTGTTTTCATTTCCGACACCTCCTAGGGCTATTTCCTTGAGGGGACCCCTAAATCCTGCCTCCTGATCTTGAGCCCTGTGGTCTGAGGTGGTTGGACAGCACATTACCTGCCTGGTAGTCATACAGGGCCCGGGCACAGAGCCCTTTCCCACTCAGCCCAGGGTAGTGGTCAATGGGCTCAGAGCTGGCATCTTGCTGCTGCACCTGCCCATGGACGGGAAAGAAGAAGCAAAGTCTAAGGTCTTGATTACCCCAGATTCAACCCTGCTTGTGACCAGGGCTCACCACAGACTTGTGGGGAGGGCACGTGGGACAGGGCCTCCTCCAGAGCTAAGCAAGATAATTCACAGGTAGTGAGTCACGGAAGTTAGGTGTCCCATGATGGGAGAGCCAAGGAGTGCATTTCTGGGTATGTGGCCCCTTCACAGATCTGCCCTGCTGCAGAGAACCCACCGCTGGAGGCTCCTCATAGAAAGTCTCCTGCTCTGGGGGCTCCTCATACACAGCCTCTTCTTCCACCTGCACCGAACACGGAGGGATGCTGGGCACCGGCTCCTCGCGGAGATCTGTGTGAGGGGACACAGCTCACTCTGatccaggggaggggagaggacagCCCACGTCTCCCTTCCACCCTCAACCCCCAACGGGGCAGCCAACAGCCTTGCCTGGCCTGGGCCTTGAGGTGGCATGAGGTGACTCTCTGCTGACGGGGGTATCTGGTTGAGTGAGTTGCTTCTGCAGGAAGGGGCTCTTCAGCTTGCCTACAAACCAATGGCAAACATGTAAGACATGACACAgctggaaaagaggaagaagcaaGTACTTGCTTTTTCTGTGCTCTGTATTGCTCAGAGGGGGGACCTGTTCTGGGACAGTGAGCATCACACAGGGAGTCAATGTGGACATGCAACAGCTACAGGAATACCACCTAGCATGCACACATCATATATGTGTATCGTGGGCTTTGTACAGTGTTCGAGGGCTGGCCAGCAGTGTAGTCTGATACAGCCTTTGAGGGCCAGAGAGAGGACTGATCCAGGCCCCTGAGGCCCAGATAACAGCCCAGCACGGGAGGTGTGCCAGGTGTACAGGGCTAGGACTGGTGAGTATTCTTTCCAGAGCCACACATGGCCCCTCCTGTCCCACCAGGTCTCTGGAGGAAGAGGTCAAGAGCAGGAAGGTGACACTTGGGTCCCAGGCTCGCATCCCAGAAGCTACCCACACGAGCACAGGCTCTCCTTACTCATCCCTTTCACGTTCTGATACATCTGTCACTAATTCAGGGCGGCCTGTACTGGGACCCCAGACCCCTTCAGCCATCCCCTGCTTCACAGCTGGACCAAGGGAAGTCTCACCTGGCTGGGGGCTGGAGATGGATGTGGTAGACATGGCCCTCTCCTTCTGCTTGAAAATCTCCCGTGGGTGTGCTGGCTGTGAACAAACAAACTCCTAGAGGAGTGCACATGGACCCGGTAGTGAATGAGGCCCAAGAGTCCATCGGCCTGCCTGGCTCCCTGCAGCTGTGcagggaggtcaggaagcaacacccCAAAGCTGAGGGGCTCACAGGTCTTTTCCAGGACCACAGGAGACCCACATCGGGCCAAACTTCTGCCCTCAGCCTCCTCTCCACTGCCAGCTCTGAGACACCACATGTCCTGTGTTCAGATCTGCCTAGCCCCCTGCAGGCCCCTTAAAGGAAGCCCCTCTCTTGGGCATGTGGGGCAATATGCGTGCATCTGGAGGAATCCATATGGCTATCATCGCTCCCAGCAGGCAGCCTGCACACCTGTCCTGGACAAGCCTCCACGTATTACTTCGGCCTCTCAAGGTGGGAGCATCCAAGACTCACCTGCTCCTCTCTGTTCCTTGAAAGCACCTCATGCTGTTCATACTTCCTGCTGGGAGGGGCAAAGGGAAGAGCTGCAGCCTGGCCTCAGCAT comes from the Bos mutus isolate GX-2022 chromosome 22, NWIPB_WYAK_1.1, whole genome shotgun sequence genome and includes:
- the DBNL gene encoding drebrin-like protein isoform X5, yielding MGRRCWRPTSKWSTRSPRPTGPSLLMKETAMTSVWLALGTGEGVNDVRKGACANHVSTMAGFLKGAHVTINARAEEDVEPECIMQKVARASGANYTFHKESSRFQDTGPQAPVGSVYQKTNAVSEIKRVGKDSFWAKAEKEEENRRLEEKRRAEEERQQLEQERRERELREAALREQRYQEQGGEAGLQSRKYEQHEVLSRNREEQEFVCSQPAHPREIFKQKERAMSTTSISSPQPGKLKSPFLQKQLTQPDTPVSRESPHATSRPRPDLREEPVPSIPPCSVQVEEEAVYEEPPEQETFYEEPPAVQQQDASSEPIDHYPGLSGKGLCARALYDYQAADETEISFDPENLITGIEVIDEGWWRGYGPDGHFGMFPANYVELIE